A DNA window from Drosophila sechellia strain sech25 chromosome X, ASM438219v1, whole genome shotgun sequence contains the following coding sequences:
- the LOC6612474 gene encoding pyruvate dehydrogenase E1 component subunit alpha, mitochondrial isoform X1, translating to MLRTLSRVSELPIIVKQLQKRCHNNNNNIISGCRILSNNNNNSIDIIRNGRYSSSFFGLFQNAAQAGVSKTNNYATEATVQVNRPFKLHRLDEGPATEVKLTKDQALKYYTQMQTIRRLETAAGNLYKEKIIRGFCHLYSGQEACAVGMKAAMRDVDNIISAYRVHGWTYLMGVSPSGVLAELTGVQGGCARGKGGSMHMYAPNFYGGNGIVGAQVPLGAGVGLACKYKGNGGMCLALYGDGAANQGQVFEAYNMAYLWKLPVIFVCENNNYGMGTSSERASCNTDYYTRGDALPGIWVDGMDVLAVRSATEFAINYVNTHGPLVMETNTYRYSGHSMSDPGTSYRTREEIQEVRQKRDPITSFKELCIELGLITTDEVKAIDLKVRKEVDEATAFAKSDAELGVSHLWTDVYSNNLEPKLRGTIAYDIDHIQERKGVNH from the exons ATGTTGCGTACTCTGTCACGCGTTAGCGAATTGCCCATTATTGTTAAGCAACTGCAAAAA CGTTgccataacaacaacaacaacatcatcaGCGGATGTCGGATActtagcaacaacaacaacaacagcatcgATATCATCAGGAATGGGAGATATTCATCGTCGTTTTTCGGTTTATTCCAGAATGCAGCCCAAGCAGGTGTTTCGAAAACCAACAATTATGCCACGGAGGCCACCGTTCAAGTGAATCGG CCCTTCAAGCTGCATCGTCTGGACGAAGGACCCGCCACGGAAGTGAAGCTAACCAAGGATCAGGCCCTCAAGTACTACACACAGATGCAGACGATCCGTCGGTTGGAGACGGCCGCCGGTAATCTGTACAAGGAGAAGATCATCCGCGGCTTCTGTCATCTGTATTCCGGCCAGGAGGCATGCGCCGTTGGCATGAAGGCGGCGATGCGGGATGTCGACAACATCATATCGGCGTACCGTGTCCACGGATGGACCTACCTGATGGGCGTCTCACCCAGCGGCGTACTGGCTGAGCTCACCGGTGTCCAGGGCGGCTGTGCCCGCGGCAAGGGTGGCTCCATGCACATGTACGCACCGAACTTCTACGGAGGCAACGGCATCGTGGGTGCCCAAGTTCCATTGGGCGCCGGCGTTGGCTTGGCCTGCAAGTACAAGGGCAATGGCGGCATGTGCCTGGCCCTCTACGGTGATGGTGCCGCCAATCAGGGACAGGTGTTCGAGGCCTACAACATGGCCTACCTGTGGAAACTGCCTGTGATCTTTGTCTGCGAGAACAACAACTACG GAATGGGTACCAGTTCTGAGCGGGCTTCCTGCAACACTGATTACTATACCCGCGGCGACGCCTTGCCCGGAATCTGGGTGGACGGCATGGATGTGCTGGCCGTGCGCAGCGCCACCGAGTTCGCCATCAACTATGTGAACACCCACGGACCTTTGGTGATGGAGACGAACACGTACCGATACTCTGGACACTCCATGTCCGATCCGGGCACATCGTACCGCACACGCGAGGAGATCCAGGAGGTGCGCCAGAAGCGTGATCCCATCACCTCCTTCAAGGAGCTGTGCATCGAGCTGGGTCTGATCACCACCGATGAAGTCAAG GCCATCGATCTGAAGGTACGCAAGGAGGTCGACGAGGCCACCGCCTTCGCCAAGTCCGACGCCGAGCTGGGCGTGAGCCACCTCTGGACGGACGTGTACTCCAACAATCTGGAGCCCAAGCTGCGCGGCACCATCGCCTACGATATTGATCACATCCAGGAGCGCAAGGGCGTCAATCACTAA
- the LOC6612473 gene encoding probable pyruvate dehydrogenase E1 component subunit alpha, mitochondrial — translation MMKFSVRVAMRCSGAGSILERNILCRIIGRHKCSCLTLENTFKCYDLENGPTMDVELSREDALTMYTQMLELRRFETVAGNYYKERKIRGFCHLYNGQEAVAVGMKQRLRSCDSVITAYRCHAWTYLMGVSLYEIIAELFGVRTGCSRGKGGSMHMYSDKFYGGNGIVGAQVPLGAGIGLAHSYRKDNGVSVVLYGDGAANQGQIFESFNMAKLWCLPCIFVCENNHYGMGTHVKRASAMTEFYMRGQYIPGLWVDGNQVLAVRSATQFAVEHALKHGPIVLEMSTYRYVGHSMSDPGTSYRSREEVQATREKRDPITSFRSQIIALCLADEEELKALDDKTRKQVDSICKKATTDREVELDELHTDIYAKNVDGKIRGVSGFHLEHIKLAEVCFGKPKKTPASEINDVPVGAEIDVAKAKERQAKQDAKKAKEAKGGNKKGADAKQPKGEGNDGDKKAKPAAQPPTKAPPAPKK, via the exons ATGATGAAGTTCAGTGTTCGCGTGGCGATGAGATGCAGTGGAGCCGGCTCCATCCTCGAGCGAAATATCCTCTGCAGGATCATAGGGCGCCACAAATGTAGCTGTTTGACCCTGGAGAAC ACGTTCAAGTGCTACGACCTGGAGAATGGACCCACCATGGACGTGGAGCTGTCCAGGGAGGACGCCCTGACGATGTACACGCAGATGCTGGAACTGCGCCGGTTCGAGACGGTGGCGGGCAACTACTACAAGGAGCGAAAAATCCGCGGCTTCTGCCATTTATACAACGGACAGGAGGCCGTGGCTGTTGGCATGAAGCAGCGTTTGCGGTCCTGCGACTCGGTCATAACGGCGTACCGGTGTCATGCCTGGACCTATTTAATGGGTGTTTCCCTTTACGAAATAATTGCGGAATTGTTCGGAGTCCGAACTGGATGCAGCCGGGGCAAAGGTGGCTCTATGCACATGTACAGCGATAAGTTCTATGGCGGCAACGGTATCGTTGGTGCCCAAGTTCCGCTCGGCGCCGGAATCGGCCTCGCCCACAGTTACCGCAAGGACAACGGCGTGTCTGTGGTCCTTTATGGTGATGGTGCCGCCAATCAGGGCCAGATCTTCGAGTCCTTCAACATGGCCAAGCTCTGGTGCTTGCCCTGCATTTTCGTCTGCGAGAACAATCACTACGGCATGGGCACCCACGTTAAGCGGGCCTCTGCCATGACGGAGTTCTACATGCGTGGCCAATATATCCCTGGTCTTTGGGTCGATGGCAATCAGGTGCTGGCCGTGCGCAGCGCCACCCAGTTCGCCGTGGAGCATGCCCTCAAACACGGACCCATTGTGCTCGAGATGAGCACCTATCGCTATGTGGGTCACTCCATGTCCGATCCGGGTACATCGTATCGCTCAAGGGAGGAAGTCCAAGCAACGAGGGAGAAACGTGATCCGATCACCAGTTTTCGCAGCCAGATCATCGCCTTGTGCCTTGCCGACGAGGAGGAGCTGAAGGCCCTGGATGATAAGACTAGGAAGCAGGTCGATAGCATTTGCAAGAAGGCCACCACCGACAGGGAGGTGGAACTTGATGAGCTGCACACCGATATCTATGCCAAGAATGTGGATGGTAAGATCCGCGGCGTGTCCGGATTCCATTTGGAGCACATCAAGCTGGCGGAGGTGTGCTTTGGCAAGCCGAAGAAGACGCCGGCCAGCGAGATCAATGACGTCCCAGTGGGCGCAGAGATTGACGTGGCCAAGGCCAAGGAACGGCAGGCCAAGCAGGATGCCAAGAAGGCCAAGGAAGCCAAGGGTGGCAACAAGAAGGGCGCGGACGCCAAGCAGCCCAAGGGCGAGGGCAACGATGGCGATAAGAAGGCAAAACCAGCCGCACAGCCGCCCACCAAGGCGCCACCTGCCCCCAAGAAGTAA
- the LOC6612472 gene encoding uncharacterized protein LOC6612472: MTMSSTSTATSTATATLAEANATVGEMFSDADMAEVRHVVQRILVPCVFVIGLLGNSVSIYVLTRKRMRCTTNIYLTALAITDIAYLTCQLILSLQHYDYPKYHFKLYWQLYGYFVWLCDSFGYISIYIAVCFTIERFIAIRYPLKRQTFCTESLAKKVIAAVAIFCLLSTLSTAFEHTITIGTRQIDDAYQPCNQTLANISPTPPPPLGEATPPLATPPLPTPATVWQSPDFAMESTTAGSSNLLVDWGSGSGDGEPENITRHRRHRQSSGFVTLPTLRKTLEEQDPEGADAGQGSGVTESLLQLWRRKRSAEIHNINKTDAFAFNVTEYCQNVTYYNHGLSELGYDELYSYLWNLFTLLVFVVFPLLLLATFNSILILLVHRSKNLRGDLTNASSIRRTKRKSNSGLKGSVSQENRVTITLIAVVLMFIVCQLPWAIYLIVNQYMEIQVGTQVVAGNVCNLLASLHAASNFFLYCVLSDKYRKTVRELITGYRYRRRHARNNTSLYVPHTTTTLTQINGDHYGSNYGGNGSRRNRNTGRLIA, encoded by the exons ATGACAATGTCCTCGACGTCGACTGCGACGTCGACAGCGACTGCGACGCTGGCCGAGGCGAACGCCACTGTTGGCGAAATGTTTTCGGATGCGGATATGGCGGAAGTGCGGCATGTTGTCCAACGCATTTTGGTGCCGTGCGTTTTTGTTATTGGACTTTTGGGAAATTCAGTGAGCATTTATGTTTTGACGCG AAAGCGCATGAGATGCACGACGAACATATATCTAACGGCACTGGCCATCACGGATATCGCCTACCTGACGTGCCAGTTGATCCTGTCACTGCAGCACTACGACTATCCCAAATATCACTTCAAGCTTTACTGGCAGCTCTATGGCTATTTCGTCTGGCTGTGCGATAGTTTCG GTTACATCTCAATTTACATAGCCGTGTGCTTCACCATCGAGAGATTCATTGCGATACGCTATCCGCTCAAGAGACAAACATTCTGCACGGAATCGCTGGCCAAAAAGGTGATAGCAG CGGTGGCCATCTTCTGCTTGCTGTCCACACTCTCGACGGCATTCGAGCACACAATTACGATTGGTACGCGGCAGATTGATGACGCCTACCAGCCGTGCAACCAAACGTTGGCCAACATCTCGCCcacgccgccgccgccactcGGGGAAGCCACGCCCccactggccacgcccccgctGCCCACGCCGGCGACCGTTTGGCAATCGCCAGATTTCGCCATGGAGTCCACGACGGCCGGCAGCTCTAATCTGCTCGTCGACTggggcagtggcagtggtgatGGAGAGCCAG AGAACATTACACGACATCGCCGTCACCGGCAGTCATCTGGATTTGTGACGCTGCCCACACTGAGAAAAACGCTGGAGGAGCAGGATCCGGAGGGGGCAGACGCGGGCCAGGGGTCAGGGGTCACGGAGAGTTTGCTGCAACTGTGGCGTCGCAAGCGCAGCGCTGAGATTCACAACATCAACAAAACGGATGCATTCGCATTTAACGTAACGGAATACTGTCAAAAT GTGACTTATTACAACCATGGTCTTTCGGAACTGGGCTATGATGAGCTATACAGCTATCTGTGGAACCTGTTCACCCTGCTGGTCTTCGTGGTGTTCCCCCTGCTTCTACTGGCCACCTTCAACTCCATTCTCATTCTATTGGTGCATCGGTCCAAGAATCTGCGGGGAGACCTGACCAATGCCAGCAGCATAAGGCGCACAAAA CGCAAATCAAATTCTGGACTAAAAGGCAGCGTATCGCAGGAAAATCGCGTGACGATCACACTTATTGCCGTGGTGCTAATGTTCATAGTTTGCCAACTGCCCTGGGCGATCTATTTGATAGTCAATCAGTATATGGAAATCCAAGTTGGCACTCAGGTGGTGGCGGGAAATGTGTGTAACCTGCTGGCCTCCCTACACGCGGCCTCCAATTTCTTTCTATACTGTGTGCTTTCCGATAAGTACCGAAAGACGGTGCGAGAACTGATAACCGGATATCGGTATAGACGTCGCCACGCGCGGAACAATACGAGTCTCTATGTGCCGCATACGACGACTACACTGACCCAAATAAATGGCGATCATTATGGCAGTAATTatggcggaaacggaagtcgTCGAAATCGTAATACTGGTCGCCTGATAGCGTGA
- the LOC6612474 gene encoding pyruvate dehydrogenase E1 component subunit alpha, mitochondrial isoform X2 — MLRTLSRVSELPIIVKQLQKNAAQAGVSKTNNYATEATVQVNRPFKLHRLDEGPATEVKLTKDQALKYYTQMQTIRRLETAAGNLYKEKIIRGFCHLYSGQEACAVGMKAAMRDVDNIISAYRVHGWTYLMGVSPSGVLAELTGVQGGCARGKGGSMHMYAPNFYGGNGIVGAQVPLGAGVGLACKYKGNGGMCLALYGDGAANQGQVFEAYNMAYLWKLPVIFVCENNNYGMGTSSERASCNTDYYTRGDALPGIWVDGMDVLAVRSATEFAINYVNTHGPLVMETNTYRYSGHSMSDPGTSYRTREEIQEVRQKRDPITSFKELCIELGLITTDEVKAIDLKVRKEVDEATAFAKSDAELGVSHLWTDVYSNNLEPKLRGTIAYDIDHIQERKGVNH; from the exons ATGTTGCGTACTCTGTCACGCGTTAGCGAATTGCCCATTATTGTTAAGCAACTGCAAAAA AATGCAGCCCAAGCAGGTGTTTCGAAAACCAACAATTATGCCACGGAGGCCACCGTTCAAGTGAATCGG CCCTTCAAGCTGCATCGTCTGGACGAAGGACCCGCCACGGAAGTGAAGCTAACCAAGGATCAGGCCCTCAAGTACTACACACAGATGCAGACGATCCGTCGGTTGGAGACGGCCGCCGGTAATCTGTACAAGGAGAAGATCATCCGCGGCTTCTGTCATCTGTATTCCGGCCAGGAGGCATGCGCCGTTGGCATGAAGGCGGCGATGCGGGATGTCGACAACATCATATCGGCGTACCGTGTCCACGGATGGACCTACCTGATGGGCGTCTCACCCAGCGGCGTACTGGCTGAGCTCACCGGTGTCCAGGGCGGCTGTGCCCGCGGCAAGGGTGGCTCCATGCACATGTACGCACCGAACTTCTACGGAGGCAACGGCATCGTGGGTGCCCAAGTTCCATTGGGCGCCGGCGTTGGCTTGGCCTGCAAGTACAAGGGCAATGGCGGCATGTGCCTGGCCCTCTACGGTGATGGTGCCGCCAATCAGGGACAGGTGTTCGAGGCCTACAACATGGCCTACCTGTGGAAACTGCCTGTGATCTTTGTCTGCGAGAACAACAACTACG GAATGGGTACCAGTTCTGAGCGGGCTTCCTGCAACACTGATTACTATACCCGCGGCGACGCCTTGCCCGGAATCTGGGTGGACGGCATGGATGTGCTGGCCGTGCGCAGCGCCACCGAGTTCGCCATCAACTATGTGAACACCCACGGACCTTTGGTGATGGAGACGAACACGTACCGATACTCTGGACACTCCATGTCCGATCCGGGCACATCGTACCGCACACGCGAGGAGATCCAGGAGGTGCGCCAGAAGCGTGATCCCATCACCTCCTTCAAGGAGCTGTGCATCGAGCTGGGTCTGATCACCACCGATGAAGTCAAG GCCATCGATCTGAAGGTACGCAAGGAGGTCGACGAGGCCACCGCCTTCGCCAAGTCCGACGCCGAGCTGGGCGTGAGCCACCTCTGGACGGACGTGTACTCCAACAATCTGGAGCCCAAGCTGCGCGGCACCATCGCCTACGATATTGATCACATCCAGGAGCGCAAGGGCGTCAATCACTAA